Genomic window (Desulfobacterales bacterium):
CCGAGGTGTTGCGGGCCCAGGCCATTGACGAGGTGGTGTTTGCCGTTGATGGCGATCGATCCATCGATCTGACCAGGTATCTGGATATCTGCAAGCAGACCGGGGTGCCTGCCCGGATTCTGCCGGCCCTCTGGCAGCCCGGCCAGCACGGCCTTTCCGTGGAGCGTCTGCAGGGAGTGCCGTTTTTTACCATTCAAAGCGCCAACTTCGCCGCCACCGGCCTGCTCTATAAAAGGACCCTTGATATTGTCGGCGGCCTGGTGGGCACCCTGTTTTTTCTGCTGCTGTATCCCTTTGTCGGCCTGGCGATCAAGCTTGACTCCCCTGGGCCGGTGATTTTCCGGCAGAAGCGGATGGGCCGGAACGGGCGGACCTTTTATCTTTATAAGTTTCGCTCCATGTACCGGGATGCCGAGCAGCAAAAGCAGGAGTTGTTGAAGCAAAACGAGATGAACGGGGCCATTTTCAAGCTGAAGAACGATCCCCGTATTACCAGGGTCGGACATTGGCTGCGCAAGACCTCCCTGGACGAGTTCCCGCAATTCCTGAATGTGTTAAAGGGGGAGATGAGCCTGGTCGGTACCAGGCCGCCGACCCTGGACGAGGTGGAAAGATACAAGCTCCGCCATCTGCGGCGGATCTCGGCAAAACCCGGACTTACCGGGTTGTGGCAGGTTTCCGGCAGAAACAAGATCACCGACTTTGACGAGATCGTGGAACTGGACTGCCGTTACCTGGACCAGTGGCGCTTTGCCGATGATATGAAAATTTTGTTCAAGACGATTTTTGTGGTGTTGAGACGCAAGGGCGCAATATAGGGGGGCGTCCTGCCGGCTGCGGGCGTTCAATCCGGTTGCCCTGGCCCGGGTCCCCAGGGCACTGTTCCGGTGTTTGCAATTCCAGGCTGTGTTAGGTATAATCAAAAATTGTATTTTGGACAAAATATTGGTCTCTTGCAACCGGGCCGTCCGGGTCGGGGCAGGTGGTGGTAACGACAGTGCGGCTATAAGACCGATGGGGGTTTAAGGTATGGGCAGTACCGTGATATACATTGTTGCAAAACGTCGTTTTAACAAGGAACTGTTGCACTACTACCTGGGTAGCGAAACCAGTTACACCTGTCTGCCGGTTAACGCCCTGGACGACGTTGCCGGGCAAACGAAAAAAAAGGGCTGTAGTGATTTTCTGATTTTGCTGGATTTTCAGTGCATAGAGGCGGCCAACAGGTGTAACCTCCTTTTTTCGTCCAATGGTCAGCCTGCCGTCGACCTGCCGCTGGCCATTTATAATATCCCGGTCGGTTCAAATATAGAAAAAAAGGCCATGGAGGCCGGGGTGCGTGGTTTTTTTTATGAAAACGATCAGCTGGAAGCCATGGCCAAGGGGATCATCGCGATTCTGGCCGGTGAGGTCTGGATAACCCGGCAAAAGATGGTTCACTGTCTGTTGGGCAAGAAGGACGACCAGCCGGCCGACGGCAGCGAGGTACAGGCACTGACCCCGCGGGAAGAGGAAATACTCGCCCTGGTCACCCGGGGGTTTTCAAACGAAAAAATCGCCGGGCATCTTTACATCAGTCCGCACACGGTCAAGACCCATCTGTACAAGACCTATAAAAAGATCCATGTCACTGATCGCCTGCAGGCCGCGCTTTGGGCGGTCAATCATCTTTGATCCAGCCGGCGCGGCCCAAGGGCCTGGATGGATTTAATCTTGTAATTTTCGCTGGTTGTGGTTCAGGCTTAAACATATCGCAGAGTTATAGACCCCGTGATCAGTTACGCTGATTCAACGCCAGTACGACAAGGGTATGAGAGAGTATGTGACGGACTAGTTCTCTCAGCGTATGCCGGCGTGTCGATTTTCGTATGTAAAACCAGTCGTCCTCCGTATTGAAATAACCTGTTGCGAACTGTATCCTGTCTCTTAAAAGTGGAGGACAATTTATATGACGGCAATGTCTGCAAACAACAGAAAGCATGAACGGTTCGGCATGATGGTGCCGGCCCTGATGGAAGTGAGCAGCGATCCCCAGGAGAAACTGCTCACTACCCGGGATCTCTCCAGTGGCGGGGCCTATTTTTTCACCTCCAACCCGTTGGCTGAAAATACTTCGGGAACCATAAAGATTTTTCTTGAGCCTTCCCACCGGATGGTGACCATGGATGGCGGTTATGTCTGCCTGGAGGTGCGGGGCACGGTGATGCGGCGGGAAGAGGACGGGATGGCGGTCTGCTTTAATGAAGATTATCGCCTGATTCCGTTTGGCGCATAGTTGAGGCACGGACTTGATTGCAAGGAATAGTGAGACAAAACGAATTTGTATCATAAAGATACAGATAAATCACGTGGGCAGGGAGGTTGAGGCATGAAAAAGAAATTTTTTGCAGGATTGGCAACCGGTATCTTGTTGGCCGG
Coding sequences:
- a CDS encoding sugar transferase encodes the protein MFQQQIYILNFFRMMLDALSVIAAGYGARYLVSYYVPDVVWRMDENVFVLSVLLVMFVNNYIMGRLDMYGERRHPALWDLFWPLLKAVLFDFGILVGFVFIFNPPEYPRAFLFIFAGLSLVFMFVEKILVRVYVYFIAGKGFNVRRILVVGNMTRGKLVSDLLASQVSWGHQVVGRLRTSRDKVETGDSLGTIDDLPEVLRAQAIDEVVFAVDGDRSIDLTRYLDICKQTGVPARILPALWQPGQHGLSVERLQGVPFFTIQSANFAATGLLYKRTLDIVGGLVGTLFFLLLYPFVGLAIKLDSPGPVIFRQKRMGRNGRTFYLYKFRSMYRDAEQQKQELLKQNEMNGAIFKLKNDPRITRVGHWLRKTSLDEFPQFLNVLKGEMSLVGTRPPTLDEVERYKLRHLRRISAKPGLTGLWQVSGRNKITDFDEIVELDCRYLDQWRFADDMKILFKTIFVVLRRKGAI
- a CDS encoding response regulator transcription factor, encoding MIYIVAKRRFNKELLHYYLGSETSYTCLPVNALDDVAGQTKKKGCSDFLILLDFQCIEAANRCNLLFSSNGQPAVDLPLAIYNIPVGSNIEKKAMEAGVRGFFYENDQLEAMAKGIIAILAGEVWITRQKMVHCLLGKKDDQPADGSEVQALTPREEEILALVTRGFSNEKIAGHLYISPHTVKTHLYKTYKKIHVTDRLQAALWAVNHL
- a CDS encoding PilZ domain-containing protein, with protein sequence MTAMSANNRKHERFGMMVPALMEVSSDPQEKLLTTRDLSSGGAYFFTSNPLAENTSGTIKIFLEPSHRMVTMDGGYVCLEVRGTVMRREEDGMAVCFNEDYRLIPFGA